In a single window of the Euwallacea fornicatus isolate EFF26 chromosome 5, ASM4011564v1, whole genome shotgun sequence genome:
- the DNApol-zeta gene encoding DNA polymerase zeta catalytic subunit isoform X2 — MPYSVKIVVLDYYMSAPTPGLDVIYSEFRSSTISQVPVIRCFGSLETGKKICVHIHGIFPYLYIPYDGKTNPEELMYKLAAAIDKTINIQFNQASSNTQHVYKISLVSGIPMYGYHAKKHQFLKIYLYNPSLVLKVGALLLNKHILAQVFQPHEVHLNFTLQFMIDYNLHGMSSMVMSDLKFRFNPEKPETGINKDLFLPHSIKKNSLCELEGDILAENILNKQEILSGNLAVNPGITTLWEDEKQRRRNKNQTSQLGCFLELKNINVAPTKTHLVYQQALKERLAILSTDNVIENESNPNVSIYPAETPSDLNIQSASLLDVHGSSSLELSLDETIISNNQNLDTTLTPNDVSLDQDAQSFLRILEQLAGEKIVEVEEEGCVLSQLPPLEHNEEIAEDDLDLSMPLESLTTPVKPYMNLDQYSHNSDENEDCFNTTLIPQIDGQYYSSDSDDENLTEENLDESMIAKATAPQQCNTKSTSLFYMAKELVSCPKKSPDKLSLSPYVLLPRCKLIVKLRRLDIEKYHSVNTNKLHLYHKPPPPSKMQETSAKIIRLLKFRVNQLTLKRKLLSIGKVIKRNSVAQLAHGLKPKFRVMSRNTQFLMPENESTLKSLIRLTHNYIDPDLHLFINTPLTAYFLYYGGQSVPVTIQIPQNLPHSEVKFLCDTFKVSGECDERSLRKSRRKLTLLQDIILNRKRGVKRTHSGSLKISEKNRNHTELKHLIVRLERSECAELNYAICPNTKGNITKQSLDTKLRLENQVVEESRKIEHLNLLKNCDVSGVSASQNILPIIQSGQSYFQSKQSLISKYENCFKFELLKKEIFKIEKIGRVKQRKALISNMCCVSAQEKRKFSLDIEKKRFSSPFLITPKLINSEQEKGNYSASSFPFGNGEDIFKSASKRNINKTLPIRNMYVNCDGAVDSSSEDEQDISLKTKSMKKRPRSSLYPPLPISVMNTPSTAKCDSGPADNKLPISGYHKDCPSANQSVKVSYKRNLFSSQKTSSLNHTIVQEFISCTYSSESAHTTSPIPKQSCTPVQQTQTCRDVSQSCDPSHGESDLFSENENANEDNLTVSEKYDLNSKFHAKEGCSTIFTPDSSAPNSGHSLSSDIPPYQLHLTSIKNQPGKPQAPTRSRVEATLREYKIPKIQQQEPFYGNADDYTGFVEIGQRTLRIPSKTAVHLPDFESQYNAIEGFRKKFIESVAKLKWNANNVKSMKLAHCANKNVVLRPVKSAPSVRSVRNWVKNMSHYEESSPEPTPHEGRSKVFYIPNSPDNMNGDSDCELHLTPLTPLSPIIDQRKKRKKTINPAKNGSGNKSCQISGQTQNNTFGFEKSVQDLHAARVVEQHQYLTIMVMELHVRTRDDLKPDPQLDQIGAVFYSILNDIPEINKKKHKIRGVIAINNLPMELEKIRADFLYGLEIDCDITYVKTEEALINSVVELVRMWDADILTGYEIEMLSWGYLIERALVLSINLMSLLGRSELHKFGRSKLSHQEFETNIIGRIVLNVWRIMRHEIAVQSYTFESVVYHILHRRIPLYPFKDLTFWWDHHSNLYRHRTVRYYLLRVDIILELFHKLDFINRTSELARLFGIMFYEVLSRGSQFRVESMMLRLAKPLNFVPVSPDVKQRAHMKAPEFIPLVMEPESKMYTDPVIVLDFQSLYPSLIIAYNYCFTTCVGRVSNLGQNHPFEFGATQLNVPKKLIEKLSKRNLLNFSPCGVAFVKQKVREGILPRMLKEVLDTRLMVKNSMKENKGEDNLQKVLHNRQLGLKLIANVTYGYTAANFSGRMCCVEIGDSIVSKGRETLQRAIAVVEGSTEWEARVVYGDTDSLFVLVPGRTKEEAFEIGKQIADAVTADNPDPVKLKLEKVYQPCILQTKKRYVGYMYEGPDDTVPVYEAKGIETVRRDGCPAVSKMLQKCLKLLFETKDAGRASIQDLTFAKEYRGSSGYRPGACVPALELARKWTLTDKRNEPRSGERVPYIIVNGPPGLPLIRLVRTPKDLLSDSALRPNALYYITKVIIPPLNRCLNLIGADVNIWFNQMPRKSTRYLPNSSPNIKTTISQYFVSKMCACCSDPTMEGICVKCRQKPHLAALVLMEKLRKWEENYNNTLLMCNSCTGYLNQVNCESLDCPVLYRRTQTCNDLQQSAYVRELLETGTIFSKSSFFDSG, encoded by the exons ATGCCATATTCAGTAAAGATTGTGGTTTTGGATTACTACATGTCAGCACCAACTCCTGGGTTGGACGTGATCTATTCAGAATTTAGGAGCTCGACAATTAGTCAAGTTCCAGTAATAAGGTGTTTTGGTTCTTTGGAAACTG gcaaaaaaatatgtgtgcaTATACATGGAATTTTTCCATACTTGTATATCCCATATGATGGAAAAACTAATCCTGAGGAACTAATGTATAAATTAGCTGCAGCTATTGATAAGACTATTAATATACAGTTTAACCAAGCCAGTTCCAATACACAACATGTTTATAAAATATCTTTGGTATCTGGGAT ACCAATGTATGGATATCATGCCAAGAAGCaccaatttctaaaaatttatctttacAACCCAAGTTTGGTCCTGAAAGTTGGAGCCCTACTCTTAAACAAACACATCCTTGCCCAAGTATTTCAACCACATGAAGTACACTTGAACTTTACTCTGCAATTTATGATTGACTACAACCTTCATGGTATGAGCAGTATGGTGATGTCTGATTTAAAGTTTCGGTTCAATCCAGAAAAGCCAGAAACTGgtattaataaagatttatttttaccacactcaatcaaaaaaaattctttatgtgAATTGGAAGGGGATATTCTTGcagaaaatatcttaaataagCAAGAAATATTAAGTGGTAATTTAGCAGTCAATCCAGGTATCACAACTTTGTGGGAAGATGAGAAACAGAGACGGCGGAATAAGAATCAAACATCTCAATTAGGATGTTTTCTGgaactgaaaaatataaatgttgcACCTACCAAGACACATTTAGTTTATCAGCAAGCTCTCAAGGAGAGGCTGGCTATTTTATCAACTGATAATGTAATTGAGAAT GAATCCAATCCAAATGTTTCAATATATCCTGCGGAAACTCCTAGTGATCTAAATATTCAAAGTGCATCTCTCTTGGATGTTCATGGCTCATCTTCATTAGAGTTGTCCTTGGATGAAACCATCATATCAAATAATCAAAACCTAGATACCACTTTAACACCCAATGATGTTAGTCTGGATCAAGATGCCCAGTCTTTTTTGCGAATATTAGAACAGCTAGCTGGAGAAAAG ATTGTTGAAGTGGAAGAGGAAGGCTGTGTGTTATCCCAGCTGCCTCCTCTCGAACATAATGAGGAAATTGCAGAAGATGATCTGGACTTAAGCATGCCTCTTGAATCATTAACTACTCCAGTGAAGCCATATATGAACCTGGACCAATATTCACATAACAGTGATGAAAATGAAGACTGTTTCAACACAACCTTGATTCCTCAGATTGATGGACAGTACTATAGTAGTGACTCAGATGATGAAAATCTCACTGAGGAAAATCTTGATGAATCAATGATCGCG aagGCTACCGCACCGCAGCAATGTAACACCAAATCTACATCTCTCTTTTACATGGCCAAGGAATTAGTCAGTTGCCCCAAGAAATCACCAGACAAACTGAGTTTATCACCATATGTCTTACTGCCCAGATGCAAACTAATAGTAAAACTCCGTCGACTGGATATTGAAAAATACCACTCTGTAAATACTAATAAGCTTCATCTCTACCACAAACCACCTCCACCATCAAAAATGCAAGAAACTTCTGCAAAAATTATACGACTCTTGAAATTTAGAGTCAATCAACTTACTCTTAAAAGAAAACTACTGAGTATAGGAAAAGTTATAAAAAGGAATTCAGTTGCACAATTGGCACATGGTTTGAAACCAAAATTTAGAGTTATGTCTCGTAACACGCAGTTTCTAA tGCCTGAGAACGAGTCCACATTGAAAAGCCTCATACGTCTTACACATAACTATATCGATCCCGACCTTCATTTGTTTATCAATACACCATTAACTGCATATTTTCTGTACTATGGTGGCCAAAGTGTTCCCGTAACAATAcaaattcctcaaaatttaCCTCATTCcgaagttaaatttttatgtgatACTTTCAAGGTTTCTGGTGAATGTGATGAAAGAAGCTTGCGTAAATCGCGCAGAAAGTTAACCTTACTGCAAGACATCATTTTAAATCGCAAAAGAGGTGTTAAAAGAACGCATAGCGGTTCTTTAAAAATCTCAGAAAAAAACCGCAATCATACAGAATTAAAACACTTGATAGTACGTCTAGAGAGAAGTGAATGCGCAGAATTAAACTATGCAATTTGCCCCAACACCAAAGGGAATATTACCAAGCAGTCTTTGGATACCAAATTGAGGTTGGAAAATCAAGTAGTTGAGGAGAgtagaaaaatagaacatttgaatttattgaaaaattgtgacGTCAGTGGCGTGAGCGCATCACAAAACATACTACCCATAATACAATCAGGTCAATCATATTTCCAAAGCAAGCAAtctttaatttctaaatatgaaaactgtttcaaatttgaacttcttaaaaaagaaatttttaaaattgaaaaaataggcCGTGTCAAACAGAGGAAGGCCTTAATAAGTAACATGTGTTGTGTTAGTGCCCAAGAGAAACGCAAGTTTTCCCTCGATATTGAGAAGAAACGGTTTTCAAGCCCGTTTTTAATTACTCCGAAACTTATTAATAGTGAGCAAGAAAAGGGCAACTATTCCGCAAGTAGTTTTCCTTTTGGAAATGGTGAAG atatttttaaaagtgccTCAAAGCGTAATATTAATAAGACTCTTCCAATACGTAACATGTATGTTAATTGTGATGGAGCTGTAGATTCCAGTTCTGAAGATGAGCAAgacatttctttgaaaacgaaaTCCATGAAGAAGCGACCTCGTTCATCGCTTTATCCTCCATTACCTATTAGTGTTATGAATACACCAAGCACGGCAAAGTGTGATTCAG GACCTGCTGATAACAAGCTACCAATATCTGGATACCACAAAGA CTGCCCCTCTGCCAATCAGTCAGTGAAAGTGTCCTACAAACGGAATCTCTTTTCGTCTCAAAAAACTTCTTCGTTAAATCACACCATAGTACAGGAATTCATATCGTGTACCTACTCATCCGAATCAGCTCATACTACTTCACCAATTCCAAAACAAAGTTGTACTCCTGTGCAACAAACCCAGACCTGTAGAGACGTTTCTCAGAGCTGCGACCCTTCACATGGTGAATCGGATTTATTTTCCGAAAACGAAAacgcaaatgaggacaatctCACTGTGTCTGAGAAATATGATTTAAATTCGAAGTTTCATGCCAAAGAAGGTTGTTCTACAATTTTTACTCCTGATAGCTCAGCTCCAAATTCAGGCCACAGTTTGTCTTCAGATATTCCCCCATATCAACTACACCtaacttcaataaaaaatcaacCTGGTAAACCGCAAGCGCCCACAAGATCCAGAGTCGAAGCAACTTTGAGAGAAtataaaattccgaaaattcaACAACAGGAGCCCTTTTATGGTAATGCAGATGATTACACAGGGTTCGTGGAGATTGGTCAAAGAACTCTTCGTATTCCCAGTAAAACCGCTGTTCATTTACCAGACTTCGAGTCACAATATAATGCAATAGaaggatttcgaaaaaaatttattgagagCGTTGCTAAATTGAAATGGAATGCAAATAATGTAAAAAGCATGAAATTGGCTCATTGTGCCAATAAAAATGTAGTGCTCCGTCCTGTAAAGAGTGCACCTTCAGTTAGAAGTGTCAGAAATTGGGTTAAAAATATGTCGCACTATGAGGAGTCCTCACCTGAACCAACACCACACGAAGGGCGGTCTAAAGTGTTCTATATTCCTAATAGTCCTGATAACATGAATGGCGATTCAGATTGTGAGCTACATTTAACGCCCTTAACACCTTTAAGTCCAATAATAGATCAGaggaagaaaaggaaaaaaacaattaatccAGCAAAAAATGGATCCGGCAACAAATCTTGCCAAATAAGTGGCCAAACTCAAAACAACACATTCGGCTTTGAAAAGTCAGTACAAGATTTACATGCAGCTAGAGTAGTTGAGCAGCATCAGTATCTAACTATTATGGTAATGGAGCTACACGTTCGCACTAGAGATGATCTTAAGCCTGACCCGCAATTAGACCAAATTGGCGCAGTTTTTTACTCAATACTGAACGACATACctgaaatcaataaaaaaaaacacaaaattaggGGTGTGATAGCTATAAATAACCTACCCATGGAACTGGAGAAGATCAGAGCTGACTTTCTTTATGGCCTAGAAATTGACTGTGATATTACTTATGTAAAGACTGAAGAAGCTTTAATAAATAGTGTAGTAGAGTTAGTTAGAATGTGGGACGCAGATATATTAACCGGTTATGAAATTGAAATGCTCTCTTGGggatatttaattgaaagagCGCTTGTTTTATCAATAAACTTGATGTCGTTGCTCGGCAGAAGTGAGTTACATAAATTTGGAAGGTCTAAGTTAAGCCACCAAGAATTTGAGACTAATATCATTGGTCGTATAGTACTGAACGTATGGAGAATAATGAGACATGAAATTGCTGTCCAGAGCTACACATTCGAGTCAGTGGTGTACCATATTTTACATAGACGCATCCCTTTATATCCATTTAAAGATTTGACATTCTGGTGGGATCATCACAGCAACCTTTACAGACACCGTACTGTTCGTTACTACTTGCTGCGCGTAGATATAATACTAGAATTGTTTCATAAATTAGACTTCATTAATCGAACAAGTGAATTGGCCAGATTATTTGGAATTATGTTCTACGAAGTTTTATCCAGAGGTTCGCAATTTAGAGTTGAATCAATGATGCTTCGCCTTGCTAAACCTCTCAATTTTGTTCCTGTGTCCCCAGACGTCAAACAACGGGCTCATATGAAAGCTCCAGAATTTATTCCATTGGTGATGGAGCCAGAATCCAAAATGTATACTGATCCAGTTATAGTTCTAGATTTTCAAAGTTTATATCCTTCATTGATAATAGCCTATAACTACTGTTTCACCACCTGTGTGGGAAGGGTTAGCAATCTGGGTCAGAACCATCCTTTCGAGTTCGGAGCTACCCAATTAAACGTTCCAAAAAAACTAATAGAAAAGCTCAGTAAAAGGAATTTATTGAACTTTTCCCCCTGTGGAGTAGCGTTTGTGAAGCAGAAAGTTCGAGAGGGAATTTTGCCGAGAATGTTGAAAGAAGTCCTGGACACGAGACTTATGGTTAAAAACTCcatgaaagaaaataaagggGAGGACAATTTGCAGAAAGTGTTGCATAATAGGCAGCTTGGATTAAAGCTGATAGCGAACGTCACTTATGGTTACACTGCTGCCAACTTTAGTGGGAGAATGTGTTGTGTGGAAATAGGAGACAGCATCGTAAGCAAAGGCAGGGAAACTTTGCAGAGAGCTATAGCAGTAGTAGAAGGATCTACTGAGTGGGAAGCTAGG GTTGTTTACGGAGACACCGATTCGCTCTTCGTCCTAGTACCCGGCAGAACCAAAGAAGAGGCCTTTGAAATCGGCAAACAAATTGCAGATGCAGTCACAGCAGATAATCCCGATCCTGTGAAGTTGAAATTAGAGAAAGTGTACCAGCCATGTATTTTGCAAACTAAAAAGAGATACGTGGGTTATATGTACGAGGGTCCCGATGATACAGTTCCAGTCTATGAGGCTAAAGGTATTGAAACTGTAAGGCGTGATGGGTGTCCGGCTGTTTCAAAG ATGTTGCAAAAGTGTCTTAAACTTTTATTCGAGACTAAAGAT GCTGGAAGAGCAAGCATTCAGGACCTAACCTTCGCGAAGGAATATAGAGGCAGTAGTGGATATAGGCCTGGAGCATGCGTTCCTGCTTTAGAACTTGCACg AAAATGGACCTTAACTGATAAGCGCAACGAACCACGTAGTGGGGAGAGAGTACCATACATCATAGTGAATGGACCTCCCGGATTACCATTAATACGTCTTGTGCGTACCCCTAAAGATCTTCTCAGTGACAGTGCTCTGCGCCCCAACGCCCTTTATTATATTACCAAAGTCATTATTCCACCTTTAAATCGGTGCCTCAATCTCATCGGTGCCGACGTCAATATttg GTTTAATCAAATGCCCCGAAAGAGTACTCGATATCTTCCAAATTCTTCGCCGAATATTAAAACCACAATTTCACAATATTTTGTTTCGAAAATGTGCGCATGTTGTTCGGACCCCACAATGGAAGGAATTTGTGTGAAATGTAGGCAAAAGCCGCATCTAGCAGCTCTGGTGCTTATGGAGAAATTAAGGAAATGGGAAGAAAACTACAACAATACGTTATTG ATGTGCAATTCTTGTACTGGCTATTTGAACCAAGTTAATTGTGAGTCTTTAGACTGTCCTGTGCTCTACAGACGAACCCAAACTTGCAACGATCTTCAACAGTCTGCGTATGTACGAGAACTTCTGGAAACGGGaactattttttccaaaagtaGCTTTTTTGATAGTGGATGA